One Bufo gargarizans isolate SCDJY-AF-19 chromosome 4, ASM1485885v1, whole genome shotgun sequence DNA window includes the following coding sequences:
- the CAMK2N2 gene encoding calcium/calmodulin-dependent protein kinase II inhibitor 2, which produces MSEILPYSEDKMGHYGSDTEVGQISFSCRLQDTSAFFGGNQQKRPPKLGQIGRAKRVVIEDDRIDEVLKGVSDKSPSGV; this is translated from the exons ATGTCTGAGATTCTCCCCTACAGCGAGGACAAGATGGGGCATTACGGCTCTGACACCGAGGTGGGGCAGATCTCCTTCAGCTGCCGCCTCCAGGACACCAGCGCCTTCTTCGGGGGCAACCAGCAGAAGAGACCCCCCAAACTGGGGCAGATTGGAAGAGCCAAGAGAG TTGTTATTGAAGATGACAGAATAGACGAGGTGCTGAAGGGGGTGTCGGACAAGTCTCCCTCCGGAGTATAA